In Malus sylvestris chromosome 15, drMalSylv7.2, whole genome shotgun sequence, a single genomic region encodes these proteins:
- the LOC126601169 gene encoding uncharacterized protein LOC126601169 → MTTSSLAVPLLLLLCLLLSQAQGIRLENGFSSVRQQNKNIQEEENASMKRSNIAAGPAGEPSNIASSGGTRKLISVTSPSSATTTSKNEKKGRKNRGDSEPKGENVNSHGGEDGNGKAKSPVVSKQQEAAAAHQHYPDLADMTEMDYSPAKKKPPIHN, encoded by the exons ATGACTACTTCATCTTTGGCagtccctcttcttcttcttttgtgcCTCCTCCTTTCTCAGGCTCAAG GGATTCGTCTGGAGAACGGATTCAGCTCAGTTAGACAGCAGAACAAAAATATCCAA GAAGAGGAAAATGCTTCAATGAAAAGAAGTAATATTGCAGCTGGTCCTGCTGGAGAGCCTAGTAATATTGCATCATCAG GAGGAACTAGAAAACTAATCTCTGTGACATCCCCCTCTAGTGCTACTACCACTTCAAAG AATGagaagaaaggaaggaaaaataGAGGCGACTCCGAACCGAAAGGCGAAAATGTTAATAGCCATGGTGGAGAAGATGGGAATGGCAAAGCAAAATCACCAGTTGTTTCCAAGCAGCAGGAGGCGGCTGCAGCTCACCAACACTACCCGGATCTCGCAGACATGACGGAAATGGACTATTCTCCGGCGAAGAAAAAACCTCCGATACACAACTGA